A region of the Streptomyces sp. SS1-1 genome:
CGACCTCTACCTGTCCGAACGTCTCGACGGCCGCCCTTTCGGCCCTGATGACGAGGACGTGGTGGTCGCCCTCGCCGGCGCCGCCGGTATCGCGATCGAGAACGCCCGCCTGTTCGGGCAGGTCCGTGACAGCGCGGAGGCCTTCCAGCGTCTGCTGCTGCCCACGCTGCCCGATCTGAGCCCCTTCACCGCCGCCACCGTCTACCGGCCGGCCGCCGAGCCCAACCGGCTCGGCGGGGACTGGTACGACGCCATGGTGCTGCCCGACGGCACGGTCGGCATCATGATCGGTGACGTCGGCGGCCATGACCTGTACGCGGCAGCCGCCATGGCGCAGACCCACAGCATGCTCCGGGCGCTGCTGTACGACCGCCTTACGCCGCCCAGCGCGATCCTCGCCCAGCTGGACCGCACCCTGCACGCCACCGCGGACGTGCCGGTCACCACCGCGTGCCTGGCCCGCGTCGAAGCCGGCACCGACGGATGGGTCCTGCGCTGGAGCACCGCCGGGCACTTCCCGCCCCTGCTGATCAGCCCTGACCTGAGCACGGAGTACCTGCACGCCGAGCCCGGCCTGCCGCTCGGGGTGAGCACCGGCGAGCACCGCCCCGACCACACGCGCTCCCTGCCCGCGGGATCGATCCTCCTCTTCTTCACCGACGGACTCATCGAGCATCCCGCCCATTCCATCGACGTGGGCCTCACCGCGCTCGCCGACCTCGCCGCCACCCACGCCTCCCGGCCACTGCACGAACTCGTGCAGGTCCTGGCCGATCATCACCCGAGCGACGGCCAGGACGACATGGCCATCCTCGCCCTGCGCATTCCGGTCAGCACCACTCCCCCACAGCCGCCGGTGTGAGCAGGCAGGGCACGAAGGCCTCCCGGCACCTGACTGACGGGCAGTCACCTCGTCCCGGTCACTGGTGGTCAGCACCGCGTCGGCCCATCGGACGGCTCCCAGAATTCTCGGTGTTCGCGAGCGTCCCGTGCCCGGCCCCGGCTGGCGCGTGCGAATCGCGTGCGCCCAGGACGGTGAACAAGGCGGAGGCCAGCGCCAGTGCGCCGTAACCGAGCGAGATCTGTGGCAGCGACAAGGTCGAGGTCAGCCGGCCGGCGATGAGGGCCGGGATCGTCGCGCCGCTGTCGTGAAGTCAGGGAGATGTGACGGACCGTCAACGGTGTGAACGCACGGAGTTGTAGATGGGGTGCACATCGGATACGCCCGTTCGCTGAGGAGAATCGGGCGCCGGCCTCGGGCGGCGGCACGAATGGTTTCAATACGACGCCGGCAGCAACGACTCGAGCGCGTCGGTGCGCGTCGGTCAACGGCACGGCTGTGCCCCGCCGAGCCCGGCATCCCCGCCGGTGCCGGAACCCGCGGTCATGTCAGGCACCGGCGGCGCCATCCTCGCACCTCAGTCCGTCACTCCGGTGTGCAGGCGGATCGTCGTTCCTTCGTCAGGAGTCGAACGGATCTCGACCAGATCGCACAGTTGGTGCGCGAGCCAGAGGCCCCGCCCGCCCACCTGGGTCCGGGTGGGCCGTGAACGGCCCATGAGTGGGTCGGCGATGTACCCGGCGTCGCGGAACTCGCACACCAGGCGCTGTTCCTGGCTCCACATCCGCAACACGCCCTGCCCGCCGCCGTGCCGGATGCTGTTGGCGGCGATTTCGGTCGCCGCCAGATGCAGCTCGCGCAGGCGGGCACCTTCCAGCCCGAGCTGGTCCGCGCAGGCGATCTTCTCCCTGAGCGCGGGGAGGTCACCTCTGCTGTAGGCGAACTCCTCGTAGGGGGAGCAGGGATGACTGAGCGGGCTGAAGTCGAAGGGTGCCCGCAGGTCGTAGGTCTCGCTCGTTTCGCTGCGGCCGGCCGTGCGGATGGTGGGGTGGCAGCGAGACATCCGGTCCAGCTCAGCCCCTTCGCCCGCGATGTCGTACGGGCACAGCAGCCACCACGCCGGACCGGCCGAGAACGCCTTGTTCAGCAGCCACTCGTGGTAGCGCAGCTCTTCCGCCTCCGCGGGACTTCGCACCGCGCCCCAGGGAGATTCGCCGATCCCGCGCACCGGTCGGCCCTCGTCGCTGTGCGCCTTGATCCATCCCTGCCAGGCCCCGATGAGCCGGCCCGGATGGTGCGCCACCGCGCTGGTCTCGACGTAGCGGACCGCGTCGTCCTCGGGCATCTCCGCGCGCAGGAGGGCCGCCTTCTCTTCCGGGACGGCGACGACGACGGCCTCTCCACCGTCGCGGGCCTCCTGGATGAAGCCCAAGGTGCCCTGGAGGAACTCGTCGCTTCCCTGGTAGGGGTACAGCTCGTGCCTGTAACCCTCCCGGACGGTGACGGCGTGGTGTGGGTCTCGGAGGAGGTCATGGCGTCATCACCACGGGGATGGAAGGGTCTGCGAAGCCGGAGAGGTCCCAGGCCAGTCGTACGGTCTCATTGGTTCCCTCCAGCACGATCTTGCGATCGGGCAGTGCTCGAGCGGCGTCGGCGAGGGCGCTCATGCCTGCTGCGTCGAAGAAGTCCAGGGTCTGGCACAGCAGCCGCACCGTGGTCGTCTGCCGCAGTAGCGTGACCAGGATGGCTCCGAAGGCCACAGCACCCTCGGTGTCGACGATCCCCCTCACCGTCCAGCCGCCCTTTCCCGCCCTGTAGAGCTGAAACGAGGGCGATATCGGTCGGCTGCCCAGGTGTGGGGGGGTGCACACATCTGAGCTTGTCCAGGGGGCGGCGTCCCAGTTGCCCCGCTGATAGGCGCAGACCACGGACGCGCCACTGTCGGCGGCGAACTCCTCCAGTTCCAGCTCACTGCGCAGCAACCGCTCAGCACCACCGCCGGCTGCCTCACCGGTCACGTGGTGCAGCACCCGCAGGGACCGGTATCCCTCGCTCTCGGCGCTGGCCGCCTCCCGGCGCACCACCGCGAGAAGGGGTTCCTCGAGCCGCCTCGGATCGAGTACCAGGGCAACGGCATCAGCCGTGACCTGTGCGGAGGGCGAGACGATCAGCACCTTGTCGCCGAAGAGGGCCCCGTCCGCGACGAAGGCCCGGCTTCGGACCATCACATCGTCCGTGACGTCCAGAAGCTGACACACATGGTCACCTGCATCGACCTCATCCAGCGTCTCCACCGCGCGGGTCGCTCTCACGGCTTCCTCCCTCGCCTCGCCTCCCACCTTAATGTTCCGAACGCGCCCATCACCAAGCCGATCGGGCCATGGCCGATCACTTGGAGCCGCACCATCAGAGCGTGCCTCACGGTGTCCTCTACGGGTGTGCTCCTCTGGTCACCCGGGCTTCCGGTCGCCGCACACCGCCCGGTCCAACAGGCGGACCGCGGCATCCGCCTGCTCGAGGAAGCGCTTCTCGTCACCGAAGCGCGTGGTGAAGACGGCGGCCGCGGCCGACACCCGGCCGTCGGGCGTGACCGCGGTCTCGGAGACGGTGCCGAAGGACGTACCGCCGTGGTACCAGATCCCACTTGCGCAGCCCTGGGCCGGGCGCCAGGCGAGGCCGAGGCCGTACCGCGCCCTGCCGTCGGTGGTGTAGCCGGGCGCCGGGACGGTGGTACGCATCTGCCGCAGCTGCTCCGGCGGCAGCAGCCGGCCGCTCAAGAGGGCGCGCAGGAAGGTGTTCATGTCGCGAGTGGTGCTGATGATGCCGCCGTCCGCGCCGCCGCCCACGGCCAGCGTGGTGTCGGTGAGGTCGTTCCGGCCGGGGAACTGTGTGTATCCCACGGCCGTCGGCATCGGCACGTACGGCGAGGTGTCCGGTATCAGCGTGTGGCGCAGCCCCAGGGGTTCGATGATCCGGTCGTGCACCTCCTGCGGCCAGGGGTTGCGGTGGCCTTCTCGATGATCATCCCGAGCACCACGTAGTTGGTGTTGGAGTACGCCCACCGCGTCTCGGCACCCGGATCGTCCGCGTCCGGCAGCCAGCTGGGGGCGCGACCCATCGCCACGGCCACCTGCTCCTCGGGGGTCTGTGAGCGGAACCGCTGTGCGTGGAAGCGCTCGGGCGTCAGCTCCGCCGGGTCCTCGAAGGCGATGTCCGTGTAGTCGGCCAGGCCGCTGGTGTGCTGGAGCAGGTTGCGCAAGGTGATGCGGCTGCCGTCGTTGCCGTTGCCGGCGACCACCCCGGGCAGCCACCGCTCGACGGTGTCGTCCAGGCTCAGCGTGCCCTCGCCGACGAGCTGGAGCGTGGTCACGGCCGTGAAGGTCTTGGTGTCGCTGCCGATGCGGTAGTAGGCGTCCAAGGGCACCCGGCCCCCGTCCTTCAGGCTCGCGGTGCCCGACCTGACCTGCGTCTCGCGCCCGGACCCGTCCCGGGCGAGCACCGTCAGCCCGGTGGCTCCCGTGTCCCGTACCGCGTCCGCGTCCCGCTGCAGCCGCGCCCGCGCGTCCCCGCCGCCGGAGCCCATGGCTTCGGCCGTGGTGCCCGGCCCGAGAAGCGATACGGTCCCGATTG
Encoded here:
- a CDS encoding sensor histidine kinase, translated to MGFIQEARDGGEAVVVAVPEEKAALLRAEMPEDDAVRYVETSAVAHHPGRLIGAWQGWIKAHSDEGRPVRGIGESPWGAVRSPAEAEELRYHEWLLNKAFSAGPAWWLLCPYDIAGEGAELDRMSRCHPTIRTAGRSETSETYDLRAPFDFSPLSHPCSPYEEFAYSRGDLPALREKIACADQLGLEGARLRELHLAATEIAANSIRHGGGQGVLRMWSQEQRLVCEFRDAGYIADPLMGRSRPTRTQVGGRGLWLAHQLCDLVEIRSTPDEGTTIRLHTGVTD
- a CDS encoding MEDS domain-containing protein — translated: MRATRAVETLDEVDAGDHVCQLLDVTDDVMVRSRAFVADGALFGDKVLIVSPSAQVTADAVALVLDPRRLEEPLLAVVRREAASAESEGYRSLRVLHHVTGEAAGGGAERLLRSELELEEFAADSGASVVCAYQRGNWDAAPWTSSDVCTPPHLGSRPISPSFQLYRAGKGGWTVRGIVDTEGAVAFGAILVTLLRQTTTVRLLCQTLDFFDAAGMSALADAARALPDRKIVLEGTNETVRLAWDLSGFADPSIPVVMTP